In the Cucurbita pepo subsp. pepo cultivar mu-cu-16 chromosome LG17, ASM280686v2, whole genome shotgun sequence genome, CAGTGGTCATTTTCGGAGGAGGAGATTTCTGGCTCTCTTTCCACAGAAACATACTTGACACTAAAAGCTACAAATATGTATTCAGATATAGATTAATGAtacaaaaagtaaagaaaatcaCATTGCTTCAAGGAATGGAAATCACCTTAAAAACTTCTGCAAGAAAGGGGACGGTCGCATAGTCATATTCATATCTACCATTACTTTGTGATAAAGTAGTTAAAATTCCCTGTCATACATAGAAGGTGAAAACGATTCGTTAACCAGAGTCTCTAAAGcatcaaaaatgaaaaaggagaCCAGATTCTAATTAGAATTGTGACGATAACTCATCGCATCAAGTAACTAAATCAATCGAAGCTACTACACCATAGCTTAACAACACAATCAAAATTTCTACACAACTAACAGAACATTCTGCATCCATGTTGTTCGAAATGGTGATTGAAAGTAAGAGGCCGATTTTCAAATTCTGTTGAGTGAACCGAGAGAGTACTGATTTGAAATCACAAACCTGAGAACTGGTGAGTACGGTAAGAAGCAAAGCGACCATGTACCACTGCATTTCGAGCAATCTGCGCAGCAACAGAGATCAGAGATGAGAGAAATCTAGGGCTTGGCGACAGCGAAGAATTCCAGAGCGTAATGGCGAGAAATCGAGATGAGGTGACGAAGGAAAAACGCATCCGGAGGAGGAGAGGCGGAGTACGCGGGTAGATGAAATTGAGATCGGGATCTCCTCATCAAAGAaattgagattaaaaaaaaaaaaaaaaaaaaaagNtttattaaaaagaaaaaagaaaaaagaaaaaaaaaatgtttttttttttcagccGTTCGAGTATTAATttcagaaaatatattaaatataaaatgaaaaaaatagttaCGTTAgtgatatttttcattttgagtataagctctcgggcttccccaaaaagtctCATACCAACGgtatcatccaacacctcccctcgaccCTGTCTTCGAAGAGGCTcgactcattttcttttggagtcatttgttcgacatgaCTCTGAtttcatgttagatgaacacgactccccacgatagtatgatattgtccactttgagcataaaatctcatggttttgctttgggcttccccaaaacgcctcataccaatggagagagtattccttgattataaacctataattattatttaaattagccgacgtgggactttcatcatcaaacATTGATTGCATtcgattaaattattaaaaaacgtAATGTATACGAGatatattgaaatatatttttaaaaataaattgccttcaaaagaaaatttaaaaattgcaaacaataattaaaaaaaaaaaaaaaaaaaaaaaaacggtaaTATTATAGGACCTAATGGGCCGGCAGGAGTTTTTTTGTTGGCCCAATAGGGAATAAATGTCAATTTCTCTTACATTTTAAATTGTAGTAGTTGAATCATGGTCTCTCTCTCGTCGGACTTTCTGAGCgtggtctctctctctctcccttgtTCTGATCTCGATTAAATCGGAAATTTCACCGATTCCGCCGGAAATTGAAGTGCGAAATTATTGATATCGACTAGGATCGCATTATCTCTTCACTCTACGTCATCAGATTCGGAGTAAAGTGTATTTTACTTCGTTTTCTCGGGCGTATGATCTCCTAGGGTTTGATCtccatctttctctctctgtctatccaatttttattctcttaCAGCGATTTGCAAGATTGTATGGTTTTTCTGCATCATCATAAGTTTTGGCATTCGGTTGACTGTTAACCTTACCTACAATTTTCATTGAAGAACTCAGCGTTCCAAACTGGCGATGTCTATGAAACTTGGAAACGTATGGATGTTTCTTCTGCTACTGGAAACacgattttcaaattttttttgttttcaatttatttttcagtttATGACATTTTCTCTTGTGGAAGAGGTTTTTGAGTTCTAAAATTCTAAGACTTTTAACTGATTAGTGTTTATCAGAATTGGTAGATGAACTACTCAACGTTTGAGCTAttcaatatttcttttaatcctCTCTTAAAGACTTTCGTTGTATATAGATGTACAATACACACAGCAAATGGCAGGCAGCCCTCGCCACTAAAGTACGGAGATCATATGTTAGTTCTGTGTAGCATTTTGTTCGCCTTCgaacaacttatctatttgTTGTGTTTGTAGTTTGTATTTGAATGAGTAATCTATTTGAGTTTCCTCAGTTTAGCACGTggtagtttttatttttttaatgaaagcCTGTGGTAGTTTTTCTTTGAAACTCGTTCTATGGAGAATGTAAGTCATGGCTACCACTTTAATTCTCTAATGTAATTCATATGATCTTGTAGGTATTATTTGTTACTTTCTACTACAATGCTCTGTCTCCTCCTCTTGTGAAAATTTCCATCACAAATGTGACtgttttcaatataatttaaattacagTATCATCTTTCCTCGTAAATTGATCTAAATGTATTGTTCTGACTAGTCTTTGTGATTTATTGTTGCAGGATCCAATCCTTGCCCCTCTTGTTATACTACTTCTATTTGGAAAATGAGATGGgaagaaattttgaaggtGATTTTTCCGTTGCTGGAAGGTGTGGACCTTGCTTCCTGCATGTTAGTGTGCAAGCAGTGGAGAGACATAGCTCGAGATGATTTCTTTTGGAAATGTTTGTGCGCCAAGAAGTGGCCTTCAACCTGCAAAAATCCCGATCCTCCGACCAATACCTACtataaattatatcaaaactTTTACAAACGTCCCAATAATCGACGTCTTCTCCCTCCTCGACTTTCCTTTGATGATCTAGAGTTTTTTATTGACATTTGGAGTGAAGACAGATTAATCTTCTCAGAAGTAGTTGCAGGTCAAGTCCTCCAGAGTGGTATGAAGCCACCACCTGGTACTAGTAATGTGATTAATTATCACCTAGAAGCCCCAGAGTTCAAGATGACACTACCTGTTCAGCCAAGGTTCTCAATTCCTATATCCCATACTGTGAGCGTATCCGTGCTCGTAGGACGCAAGGATTCCAATAAAGTTGCTTGTATAGTCAACAAATCTGTATTTGATTACATTGATCGAACATCATACAGGACATTGGCTTTTGACTACCTTGATTTTTCACCTCTCTACCCATTTGTCTCCGGAATCCG is a window encoding:
- the LOC111778041 gene encoding F-box protein At5g39250-like encodes the protein MRWEEILKVIFPLLEGVDLASCMLVCKQWRDIARDDFFWKCLCAKKWPSTCKNPDPPTNTYYKLYQNFYKRPNNRRLLPPRLSFDDLEFFIDIWSEDRLIFSEVVAGQVLQSGMKPPPGTSNVINYHLEAPEFKMTLPVQPRFSIPISHTVSVSVLVGRKDSNKVACIVNKSVFDYIDRTSYRTLAFDYLDFSPLYPFVSGIRAWISLLFLDDGNDGIIDVFGIVMDFCDAANTKDEVLWLLDLLDWK